In Cerasicoccus sp. TK19100, the following proteins share a genomic window:
- a CDS encoding DUF58 domain-containing protein — MNATEQKRQRINRSLTLLGSGMLFMMGWNFGNAALLLTGVFIPAFSFCCALIVMQQRKLIRVRRVCVDGACEGERVEVKLTIQNRHWFPIFRLLVEDHFEPEMEAEQYFSLPGVLPPHSATEFHYNAECYLDRGRYTLGPVNVQLADPLDIFIFSQRLDVRQPFSVFPHVYDMPASPPGIGTPDAIPEGLPRARAGDSDLQLGVREYVPGDPYRHVHWPQTARAGELMVREYEQITPANTYLLLDLSLAGRAGTGKFSTEEYGVQLVASLAAKTIHGGQPAGVLINSEPQIFIEMDYGHQHLVGILDALIPVRETSNETLYRQLQAHPEIIRDGSTFWLILRRTNFTIAELDELLELFAWKPCQVFLVIIDDEGMVAFETTPQERAQRPDRHALAAEIGDRVDSVWWVDLEQGLEQAMKGGPL; from the coding sequence ATGAACGCCACCGAGCAGAAGCGCCAACGCATCAACCGCAGTCTGACGCTGTTGGGCTCAGGCATGCTGTTTATGATGGGGTGGAATTTTGGCAACGCTGCCCTGTTGCTCACCGGTGTTTTTATCCCCGCGTTCAGCTTTTGCTGTGCGTTGATCGTCATGCAACAGCGCAAGCTGATCCGCGTGCGCCGCGTGTGCGTGGACGGTGCCTGCGAAGGCGAACGCGTCGAGGTAAAGCTCACCATTCAGAACCGGCATTGGTTTCCCATTTTCCGGCTGCTGGTGGAAGATCATTTCGAGCCCGAAATGGAGGCTGAGCAATACTTCAGCCTGCCCGGTGTGCTCCCGCCCCACTCGGCCACGGAGTTTCACTACAACGCGGAGTGCTACCTGGACCGCGGGCGCTACACCCTGGGCCCGGTCAACGTGCAGCTGGCCGACCCGCTGGACATCTTTATCTTCTCGCAGCGGCTCGATGTGCGGCAGCCTTTTTCCGTGTTTCCCCACGTTTACGACATGCCCGCGAGCCCGCCCGGCATCGGCACGCCGGACGCTATACCCGAAGGCCTGCCGCGCGCCCGCGCTGGCGACAGCGACCTGCAACTCGGCGTGCGCGAATACGTGCCCGGCGATCCCTACCGCCACGTTCACTGGCCGCAGACCGCGCGCGCGGGCGAGCTGATGGTGCGCGAGTACGAGCAGATTACGCCCGCCAATACTTACCTGCTGCTCGACCTTTCGCTGGCCGGTCGCGCGGGCACGGGTAAGTTCTCCACCGAGGAATACGGTGTGCAGTTGGTCGCCAGCCTCGCCGCCAAGACCATCCATGGCGGCCAGCCGGCGGGCGTCCTCATCAACAGCGAGCCACAGATTTTCATCGAAATGGACTACGGTCACCAGCACCTCGTCGGCATTCTCGACGCGCTGATCCCGGTCCGCGAAACATCCAACGAAACGCTTTACCGACAGTTGCAGGCGCACCCGGAAATCATCCGCGACGGCTCGACCTTCTGGCTGATTTTGCGGCGGACCAATTTCACCATTGCCGAGCTCGATGAACTGCTGGAGCTCTTCGCCTGGAAGCCTTGCCAGGTATTTTTGGTGATCATTGATGACGAAGGCATGGTCGCCTTCGAAACCACACCGCAGGAGCGCGCTCAACGACCGGACCGCCACGCCCTCGCCGCCGAAATCGGCGACCGCGTGGACTCCGTCTGGTGGGTAGACCTCGAACAAGGCCTCGAACAAGCCATGAAAGGCGGCCCGCTGTGA
- a CDS encoding DUF4129 domain-containing protein, producing the protein MRALTPHIFHGALIASLGILPLWSGGWGTLTTSTALGLSITIFFGVAVAIALNEYLVKVSDLDWEYLDGRWKIALPIAIVLAGANLMAGEELPRRVAMGIGFGLIGLTALRSQSQTDVLLRVGVLLALIGAFWGLAGIRFFWCVPVILLLALQMSYDPPESRAYLSWRDHGQLALIIVGLAAGLVSVFVIIGFLLHLIGIDLNPSEPPYQAMQRTAEPRSLQIRWWDFVILAAAAYFLLPYLTRFFSKQEDSAEPDFQSGDHPAHRIAEQFKRALGRQSPREQVIYSYHAMLKALIKLGFVHDIATTPADIARQLQTQRNVPSALCQPVSELFYRACYTAQTITAQDAAQMESLTKRLVEAYRET; encoded by the coding sequence GTGAGAGCGTTAACCCCGCACATTTTCCACGGCGCGCTGATCGCGAGCCTGGGCATTCTGCCTCTCTGGTCCGGTGGCTGGGGGACGCTCACCACCAGCACTGCCCTCGGTCTTTCGATCACGATTTTCTTCGGCGTCGCGGTCGCAATCGCGCTCAACGAATACCTCGTTAAAGTCAGCGATCTCGACTGGGAATACCTGGACGGGCGTTGGAAAATTGCCCTGCCCATCGCCATCGTATTGGCCGGTGCCAACCTGATGGCGGGCGAGGAACTGCCCCGCCGCGTCGCCATGGGTATCGGCTTCGGGCTAATCGGGCTGACCGCGCTGCGCTCCCAATCGCAGACCGATGTGCTGCTCCGTGTGGGCGTGCTGCTGGCGTTGATTGGTGCCTTTTGGGGGCTGGCAGGCATTCGCTTTTTCTGGTGCGTGCCGGTCATCCTGCTGCTCGCGCTTCAGATGAGCTACGACCCGCCCGAGTCGCGCGCCTACCTCTCGTGGCGGGACCATGGGCAATTGGCGCTAATCATCGTGGGGCTGGCCGCCGGGCTGGTATCGGTGTTTGTCATCATCGGCTTTTTGCTCCACCTGATCGGCATCGATCTCAACCCAAGCGAGCCGCCCTACCAAGCCATGCAACGCACCGCCGAGCCGCGCAGCCTGCAAATTCGCTGGTGGGACTTCGTCATCCTCGCAGCCGCCGCGTATTTTCTATTGCCGTATCTGACCCGATTTTTCAGCAAACAGGAGGACAGCGCTGAGCCGGACTTCCAGTCGGGCGACCACCCGGCCCACCGCATTGCGGAGCAGTTCAAACGTGCGCTCGGTCGGCAGTCGCCCCGCGAGCAAGTCATCTACAGCTACCACGCAATGCTCAAGGCGTTGATCAAGCTCGGCTTCGTGCACGACATTGCCACCACCCCCGCCGACATCGCCCGCCAACTGCAAACACAGCGCAACGTGCCAAGCGCACTCTGCCAGCCCGTCAGCGAGCTCTTCTACCGCGCCTGCTACACCGCGCAAACCATCACCGCGCAAGATGCCGCGCAAATGGAGTCGTTAACCAAGCGCCTCGTCGAGGCCTACCGGGAAACTTAA
- a CDS encoding PEP-CTERM sorting domain-containing protein, translated as MISLKQTLCISAFGALAATASHGLVIIDGTAPDYLNNGSFETLTNWWIDSSPTPLSADLNLDQGFLQRNTITPADGSWYSVVGANSGATELRGFYIDTGYDLSEGDTFDLSFFVGNHQSVESSDTIAWRLLTTTTDTDQGTVETIVASGTVLATTSTTMEERSLTGVGSVTSGMSGERLFLAFSPGNLNGDYVALDEVNLTLVPEPQTYALMMGAVALGGLLWRRRQA; from the coding sequence ATGATCTCATTGAAACAAACCCTTTGCATTTCTGCGTTCGGCGCACTTGCGGCCACGGCCAGCCACGGCTTGGTCATCATTGATGGCACCGCGCCAGACTATCTGAACAACGGCAGCTTTGAGACGCTCACGAATTGGTGGATCGACAGCTCGCCAACGCCCTTGTCGGCCGACCTGAATCTCGACCAAGGCTTCTTGCAGCGCAACACGATCACCCCGGCCGACGGTAGTTGGTATTCCGTGGTTGGGGCTAATTCCGGTGCCACGGAACTGCGCGGTTTTTACATCGATACCGGCTATGATTTGTCTGAGGGCGATACCTTCGACCTAAGCTTTTTTGTGGGCAATCACCAGAGCGTGGAAAGCTCGGACACCATTGCCTGGCGGCTCTTAACGACGACCACCGACACCGACCAAGGCACGGTGGAAACAATTGTTGCCAGTGGCACGGTATTGGCAACCACCAGCACCACGATGGAGGAACGCTCGCTAACGGGCGTTGGTTCTGTGACGAGTGGCATGTCTGGTGAACGGCTTTTCCTCGCCTTCTCGCCTGGTAATTTAAATGGAGACTACGTGGCGCTGGATGAGGTGAATTTAACGCTCGTCCCCGAGCCGCAAACCTACGCGCTCATGATGGGGGCCGTGGCACTCGGCGGTCTGCTCTGGCGGCGTCGCCAAGCTTAA
- a CDS encoding RecQ family ATP-dependent DNA helicase produces the protein MTPAEGLKKHFGFEQFREPQDEIVASILGGRDTLVIMPTGGGKSLCYQLPALMLPGVTLVISPLIALMKDQVDALNNRGIAAAMINSSQSWDEQRACLDDLRRGELKLVYVAPERFRAQSFIDSLKGVKISLFAVDEAHCISQWGHDFRPDYQRLGEALEKIGHPTCAAFTATATPEVREDIAANLKLRQPATFVSGFGRDNLSFAIKQIDKRKDKIKRVRQLIDNNGVGIIYCARRKSVEEVSSLLREEFVEHVIYHGGMTPNERDAAQDRFVRGAVPIAVATNAFGMGIDRADIRFVCHYEMPGSIEAYYQEAGRAGRDGKPAYCEMLFCYADKTTQEFFIEGANPTLSLIHSIYSVMQRSANEQAEAFLSIEEICDTLPGKVNGMAVSSALSQLRRAGVIERFDVPGSRLRGTRIVKQARTAGDLGLDARALLIKRQRDEDKLRRLIQFAYAKSCRQQWILEYFEDADAAECGQCDRCRHRGGDVKPVDDEQALIVKKALSGVARMSDRQGRHQWRARYGRDRVVKCLTGSQAKTILEPGLDKLSTHGLLKKHGTEFVSKLLDELENSGYLTVTDGEYPLLELTETGSKVMFGETMPRLSWPELETAPHAEPDDALYEQLVKLRNEMRRKRGNPPAYTIFPNTVLQQMAALKPATAEEAMSIKGIGPGKARSILPPFLEIINGSIPEVATA, from the coding sequence ATGACGCCCGCAGAAGGACTTAAAAAACATTTCGGCTTCGAGCAATTTCGCGAGCCGCAGGACGAGATCGTCGCCTCGATCCTCGGCGGGCGCGATACGTTGGTCATCATGCCCACCGGCGGCGGCAAGAGCCTTTGCTACCAGCTGCCCGCACTGATGCTCCCCGGGGTGACGCTCGTCATCTCCCCCCTCATCGCGCTGATGAAGGACCAGGTCGACGCGCTCAACAACCGCGGCATCGCGGCGGCCATGATCAACAGCTCGCAAAGCTGGGATGAGCAGCGCGCCTGCCTGGATGACCTCCGCCGCGGCGAGCTAAAGCTCGTCTACGTCGCCCCCGAGCGCTTCCGTGCGCAGTCGTTTATTGATTCGCTCAAGGGCGTAAAGATCTCGCTGTTCGCGGTCGACGAGGCGCACTGTATTTCCCAATGGGGCCACGACTTCCGTCCCGATTACCAGCGCCTCGGCGAAGCCCTCGAAAAGATCGGCCACCCAACCTGCGCCGCCTTTACCGCAACGGCCACGCCAGAGGTCCGCGAAGACATCGCCGCCAATTTAAAACTCCGCCAACCGGCGACGTTTGTCTCCGGTTTTGGCCGCGACAACCTCAGCTTTGCGATCAAGCAAATCGACAAGCGCAAGGACAAGATCAAGCGCGTGCGCCAGCTCATCGACAACAACGGCGTGGGCATCATCTACTGCGCGCGCCGCAAGTCCGTGGAGGAGGTGTCGTCGCTGCTGCGCGAGGAGTTCGTCGAGCACGTCATTTACCACGGCGGCATGACGCCCAATGAGCGCGACGCGGCGCAGGACCGCTTTGTCCGGGGCGCGGTCCCCATCGCCGTCGCCACCAACGCCTTCGGCATGGGCATCGACCGCGCGGACATCCGCTTCGTCTGCCACTACGAAATGCCGGGCAGCATCGAGGCTTACTATCAGGAGGCCGGCCGCGCCGGGCGCGATGGCAAGCCCGCCTACTGCGAGATGCTTTTCTGCTATGCCGACAAGACCACGCAGGAGTTTTTTATCGAAGGCGCCAACCCCACGCTGAGCCTCATCCACAGCATTTACTCTGTGATGCAAAGGAGCGCCAACGAACAAGCCGAAGCGTTTCTCTCCATCGAGGAAATCTGCGATACTTTGCCGGGCAAAGTAAACGGCATGGCCGTCAGCTCCGCGCTCAGCCAGCTGCGTCGCGCGGGCGTTATCGAGCGCTTCGACGTGCCGGGCTCACGCCTGCGCGGCACCCGCATCGTCAAACAAGCGCGCACCGCGGGTGACCTCGGCCTCGACGCCCGCGCGTTGCTCATCAAGCGGCAGCGCGACGAGGACAAGCTTCGCCGTCTCATCCAATTTGCCTACGCCAAGAGCTGCCGCCAGCAGTGGATTCTCGAATACTTTGAAGACGCCGACGCCGCCGAGTGCGGCCAGTGCGACCGCTGCCGCCATCGCGGGGGCGACGTGAAACCCGTCGACGACGAACAGGCCCTCATCGTGAAAAAGGCCCTCAGCGGCGTGGCCCGCATGAGCGATCGCCAGGGCCGCCACCAATGGCGCGCGCGCTACGGCCGCGACCGCGTGGTCAAGTGCCTCACCGGCAGCCAAGCCAAGACGATCCTCGAGCCCGGCCTCGACAAGCTCTCCACCCACGGCCTGCTCAAGAAGCACGGCACGGAGTTCGTCAGCAAGCTGCTCGACGAGCTGGAGAACAGCGGCTACCTGACCGTGACCGATGGCGAGTATCCCCTGCTCGAGCTCACCGAAACCGGCAGCAAGGTGATGTTTGGCGAAACGATGCCGCGTCTCAGTTGGCCCGAGTTGGAAACCGCCCCCCACGCCGAGCCCGACGACGCCCTCTACGAGCAGCTCGTCAAACTGCGCAACGAGATGCGCCGCAAGCGCGGCAACCCGCCCGCCTACACGATCTTCCCCAACACCGTCCTCCAGCAAATGGCCGCCCTCAAGCCAGCCACCGCCGAGGAAGCCATGTCGATCAAAGGCATCGGCCCCGGCAAAGCCCGCAGCATCCTCCCACCCTTCCTGGAGATCATCAACGGCAGCATCCCCGAAGTGGCAACGGCCTAG
- a CDS encoding PEP-CTERM sorting domain-containing protein, with amino-acid sequence MLLKTLLVSTLVAPSMLLAQTVLINFGGSTTGQPETWNNFSETDLAVLSSDLLDTTGTGTGIQLETTDAFYGINGNGTTSASAPYPSSATGNSFYDANSTWGSGSGNDLAVLEFSGLDVGKTYSFTLYASRIGPSDNRSSLYTLQGENSGSAALNATGNITSTVTVSDITPTAGGLITLTISPDAANNNSSGFIYLGVVEMTAVPEPATVALGMATAAFAGCVWLRRRRR; translated from the coding sequence ATGCTCCTTAAAACTTTGCTCGTTTCGACCCTCGTCGCGCCGTCCATGTTGTTGGCGCAAACCGTCCTGATTAACTTTGGTGGCTCCACCACGGGGCAGCCCGAGACGTGGAACAACTTTTCGGAAACCGACCTCGCCGTGCTGAGTAGCGACCTCCTAGACACCACCGGCACTGGCACCGGCATTCAGTTGGAGACGACCGACGCCTTTTATGGCATCAACGGCAATGGCACCACCTCCGCGTCAGCCCCCTACCCCAGCTCGGCGACGGGTAATTCCTTCTACGATGCCAACAGCACCTGGGGCAGCGGCAGCGGCAACGACTTGGCCGTGCTGGAGTTCTCCGGACTGGACGTTGGCAAGACCTACAGTTTCACCCTCTATGCCTCACGTATTGGCCCATCGGACAACCGATCCTCGCTCTACACGCTACAGGGGGAGAACAGTGGTTCGGCCGCGCTGAACGCCACTGGCAACATCACCTCCACGGTGACCGTTAGCGACATCACACCGACGGCGGGCGGCCTCATTACGCTGACCATTTCACCCGATGCCGCGAACAACAACAGCAGCGGCTTCATCTACCTTGGCGTCGTGGAAATGACCGCCGTCCCCGAGCCTGCCACCGTCGCTCTGGGCATGGCTACGGCCGCGTTTGCCGGCTGTGTCTGGCTGCGACGCCGTCGCCGTTAA
- a CDS encoding AraC family transcriptional regulator, which yields MSFNDYNEALHDCIYGGPIPVDALQACLAQAGLGFPVQTTVVPDTNTTARLDCWDFRPGDGLIYRTAARKGALGKDWREACDAAQWQRSLQLRILELRRRALSTAQPVNAEDEARLRQLALHHCQALLPDWREAVDYWVDAVIQRTQAKIHDAHRACLAFLLEAAEPLPTIGFAGSRYHHAMQQLLASFTAEGIRHWLLQGLEVVGEQLAGDQRRLDTSMRRALNYMEQRLAEPFSLDEIAVAVGMSPAAFSRKFKASLGQTFTSYVQALRLERAIPLLLHSDRSVLDVALDAGFGSVEQFHRVFKAQLGVTPLAYRKGRMGK from the coding sequence GTGTCATTTAATGACTACAACGAGGCCTTGCATGACTGTATCTACGGTGGACCGATCCCGGTGGACGCCCTGCAAGCGTGCCTGGCGCAGGCAGGTTTGGGCTTTCCGGTGCAGACCACGGTCGTGCCGGACACCAACACCACGGCGCGGCTGGATTGCTGGGATTTTCGTCCGGGTGACGGGTTGATCTACCGCACCGCGGCGCGAAAGGGAGCGCTGGGCAAGGATTGGCGAGAGGCCTGTGACGCCGCGCAGTGGCAGCGCAGCCTGCAATTGCGCATCCTCGAACTGCGCCGACGCGCGCTCTCCACGGCACAACCGGTCAACGCCGAGGACGAGGCCCGGCTGCGGCAATTGGCGCTGCATCACTGCCAGGCGCTGCTGCCGGATTGGCGCGAGGCCGTCGACTATTGGGTGGACGCCGTGATTCAGCGCACGCAGGCAAAAATCCACGATGCGCATCGGGCTTGCCTGGCCTTTTTATTAGAGGCGGCCGAGCCGCTGCCGACCATTGGCTTTGCCGGGAGTCGCTACCATCACGCGATGCAGCAGCTGCTGGCGTCGTTTACGGCGGAGGGCATCCGGCATTGGCTGCTGCAGGGGTTGGAGGTCGTGGGCGAGCAGCTCGCCGGAGATCAGCGCCGGCTGGATACCAGCATGCGCCGCGCGCTCAACTATATGGAACAGCGCTTGGCTGAGCCATTTAGCCTGGACGAGATTGCTGTGGCGGTCGGGATGAGCCCGGCGGCGTTTTCGCGGAAATTTAAGGCCTCGCTCGGCCAGACTTTCACCAGCTACGTGCAAGCCCTGCGGCTGGAGCGGGCAATCCCGCTACTGCTGCATTCCGACCGCTCGGTGCTGGATGTCGCGCTCGATGCCGGCTTTGGCTCGGTGGAGCAATTTCACCGCGTCTTTAAGGCCCAACTCGGCGTGACCCCGCTGGCGTATCGCAAGGGGCGGATGGGAAAATGA
- a CDS encoding phytanoyl-CoA dioxygenase family protein, translating to MNTISTVTPTMHTPARSLDEKLSWTASAAARKPLQFGLSDAELAQYQEQGYLVKKGLLADLAGSLQAQADDLLAMEELQGAHNLRLERTGENQVIWKIDPFTDLHPFWSRLTRDRRICDVLATIYEGREPRLMKDKLIYKPPHTHGNKLHQDYTWWQGLPTSAISVCIAVDYTTIENGATTLYPGLHKNGLINEPGELTFLDPKVVDGVEPDVVCAEPGDVIFFGCFTPHEAGPNNTNGFRRQIFLSYNDSADGEWRAAHYDHFFSYRLRGASEEDRQAAYYL from the coding sequence ATGAACACCATTAGCACCGTCACCCCCACCATGCACACCCCGGCCCGCAGCCTGGACGAAAAGCTTTCCTGGACGGCGAGCGCTGCTGCGCGCAAGCCACTACAGTTCGGCCTGAGCGACGCCGAGCTCGCCCAATACCAAGAGCAAGGTTACTTGGTGAAAAAGGGCCTGCTGGCGGATCTCGCTGGCTCCCTCCAAGCGCAGGCCGACGACCTGCTGGCGATGGAAGAGCTGCAGGGCGCGCACAATCTCCGCCTCGAGCGCACGGGCGAAAACCAAGTCATCTGGAAAATCGATCCCTTTACCGACCTGCATCCCTTCTGGAGCCGCTTGACGCGCGACCGCCGTATCTGCGATGTGCTGGCCACCATTTACGAGGGCCGCGAACCACGGCTGATGAAAGACAAGCTCATCTACAAGCCGCCACACACCCACGGCAACAAGCTGCACCAGGACTACACCTGGTGGCAGGGCCTGCCGACGAGCGCGATCTCCGTCTGCATCGCCGTGGACTATACCACCATCGAAAACGGCGCGACCACCCTCTACCCCGGCCTGCATAAGAACGGCCTCATCAACGAACCCGGCGAGCTAACGTTCCTCGACCCCAAGGTCGTCGACGGCGTCGAGCCGGATGTCGTCTGCGCCGAGCCGGGCGACGTGATTTTCTTTGGCTGCTTCACCCCGCACGAGGCCGGACCGAACAACACCAATGGCTTCCGCCGCCAAATATTCCTGAGCTACAACGACTCAGCCGACGGCGAATGGCGCGCCGCGCATTACGACCACTTTTTCAGCTACCGCCTGCGCGGTGCCAGTGAGGAAGACCGCCAGGCCGCGTATTATCTGTAG
- a CDS encoding rhodanese-related sulfurtransferase, producing MSHQIIDFTRAVCDLVGFADMDQTTEQTHIAALYHFFDFQDFEAWQPRLQTLCDEAGLRGILLIAHEGVNGTVAGPEAGIGQLLSTLRADERMAGLVAKFSYADQNPFRRETVRVRLKKEIVTMGVPGIDPLTQAGEYVGPERWNELLADPEVVVIDTRNDYETMLGKFKGAIEPNTEDFRHFPEWVAQNLDPKKQPKVAMYCTGGIRCEKATALMKREGFAEVYHLEGGILKYLETTPKEQSKWEGECFVFDQRVTVDHDLKPGKFELNYACGHPRPAGDTSAECSICAKRT from the coding sequence GTGAGCCACCAAATCATTGACTTCACGCGTGCTGTGTGCGATCTCGTGGGGTTTGCAGATATGGACCAGACCACCGAGCAGACGCACATCGCCGCGCTTTACCACTTCTTCGATTTTCAGGATTTCGAGGCGTGGCAGCCGCGCTTGCAAACCCTCTGCGACGAGGCCGGGCTGCGCGGCATCCTGCTGATCGCCCATGAGGGGGTTAATGGCACCGTCGCCGGGCCCGAGGCTGGCATTGGCCAACTGCTGTCCACGCTTCGCGCGGACGAGCGCATGGCCGGGCTGGTCGCCAAATTTTCCTATGCCGACCAGAATCCTTTTCGCCGGGAGACGGTCCGCGTCCGCCTGAAGAAGGAAATCGTCACCATGGGCGTGCCGGGGATTGACCCGCTGACCCAGGCCGGTGAATACGTGGGCCCCGAGCGCTGGAACGAGTTGCTGGCGGACCCGGAAGTCGTCGTCATCGACACGCGCAACGACTACGAGACGATGCTGGGTAAATTTAAGGGTGCCATCGAGCCCAACACCGAAGACTTTCGCCATTTCCCGGAATGGGTCGCGCAAAACCTGGACCCCAAAAAGCAGCCCAAGGTGGCCATGTATTGCACGGGCGGCATCCGCTGCGAGAAGGCCACGGCGCTCATGAAGCGCGAGGGCTTTGCCGAGGTTTACCACCTGGAAGGCGGCATTTTAAAATACCTGGAAACGACCCCTAAAGAGCAGAGTAAGTGGGAGGGCGAGTGCTTCGTCTTTGACCAGCGCGTGACGGTCGACCACGACCTCAAGCCCGGCAAGTTCGAGCTCAACTATGCCTGCGGCCACCCTCGCCCAGCAGGCGACACCTCGGCTGAGTGTTCCATCTGCGCCAAGCGCACGTAG
- a CDS encoding zinc-binding metallopeptidase family protein: protein MKIFQCDECGQLLFFENTHCGSCGSQLGYLWRQNMLSAVIEKDGALEAVASPKARYKFCANREHDVCNWLVPEANEDPYCRACELNSTIPDLSIPENLRDWRKLEYAKHRLVYSLLRLQLPLVSKKDDAEGGLQFDFLANVQGEDPIMTGHDGGLITLNIAEADSVHREATRKSMHEPYRTMIGHFRHEVGHYYWDVLVANNPQALEKFRILFGDNTLDYGKALEAYYQNGPAANWSETFVSAYATMHPWEDWAETWAHYLHVMDTMETAYSFGMSLDAQLKSPATVQMQADFDPYNQPDFEPILNACLPITFAVNSLNRGMGQPDLYPFVLPPAVVEKLRFVHQLIQPE from the coding sequence ATGAAGATTTTCCAGTGCGACGAATGTGGCCAACTGCTCTTTTTCGAAAACACCCACTGCGGCTCCTGCGGGAGCCAGCTGGGCTACCTGTGGCGACAGAATATGCTCAGCGCGGTCATCGAAAAAGACGGCGCACTGGAGGCCGTCGCCAGCCCCAAGGCCCGGTATAAGTTCTGCGCTAACCGCGAGCACGACGTCTGCAACTGGCTCGTGCCGGAAGCAAACGAAGACCCGTATTGCCGTGCGTGCGAGCTCAACAGCACCATCCCGGATCTCAGCATTCCGGAGAACCTCCGCGACTGGCGGAAGCTGGAATACGCCAAGCACCGGCTGGTCTACAGCCTGCTGCGCCTGCAACTGCCCCTCGTCAGCAAAAAAGACGATGCCGAGGGCGGACTCCAGTTCGACTTCCTGGCCAATGTTCAGGGCGAAGACCCAATAATGACCGGACACGACGGCGGCCTGATCACGCTGAACATTGCCGAGGCGGACTCTGTCCACCGCGAAGCCACGCGCAAGAGCATGCATGAGCCCTACCGCACGATGATCGGCCACTTCCGCCACGAGGTGGGCCATTATTACTGGGATGTGCTCGTGGCCAATAATCCCCAAGCGCTGGAGAAGTTCCGCATTTTGTTTGGCGACAACACGCTCGACTACGGCAAAGCGCTGGAAGCGTATTACCAGAATGGCCCGGCGGCGAACTGGTCGGAAACATTTGTCAGCGCCTACGCCACCATGCACCCCTGGGAAGACTGGGCCGAAACCTGGGCCCACTACCTGCACGTAATGGACACCATGGAGACGGCTTACTCCTTTGGCATGAGCCTCGATGCCCAGCTAAAGTCGCCGGCCACCGTGCAGATGCAGGCAGACTTCGATCCGTATAACCAGCCCGATTTCGAGCCGATTCTCAACGCCTGCCTGCCGATCACCTTTGCGGTCAACAGCCTGAACCGCGGCATGGGCCAGCCCGATCTTTACCCGTTCGTGCTACCGCCCGCCGTAGTCGAAAAGCTGCGCTTCGTCCACCAGTTAATCCAGCCAGAATAA